Proteins co-encoded in one Pogona vitticeps strain Pit_001003342236 chromosome 9, PviZW2.1, whole genome shotgun sequence genomic window:
- the HTR1D gene encoding 5-hydroxytryptamine receptor 1D, producing the protein MTQYNWSAQWTFQSMSNMSLNSSEIPEDWDEGTILGLKVSLAIILAFITLATMLFNMFVIITIILTRKLHTPANYLIGSLAATDLLVSVLVMPISIAYTVSHIWTFGQIMCDIWLSSDITCCTASILHLCVIALDRYWAITDALEYTKRRTASRAALMIAIVWVISICISMPPLFWRQAKAHEELASCTVNTDQISYTVYSTCGAFYIPSLLLIILYGRIYVAARSRILKPPSLYGKRFATAHLITGSAGSSLCSISSSLHEGPSHSSSFPMLINHVKIKVNNSVLERKRISAARERKATKTLGIILGAFIVCWLPFFVVSLLMPICQDACWTHPVLYDIFTWLGYLNSLINPVIYTAFNEDFKQAFQKMIRFKRCS; encoded by the coding sequence ATGACTCAGTACAACTGGTCTGCACAATGGACTTTCCAGAGCATGTCAAACATGTCTCTCAACAGCAGCGAAATACCAGAGGACTGGGATGAGGGAACTATACTGGGACTAAAAGTTTCTCTTGCCATCATCTTGGCATTCATCACTTTGGCAACAATGCTGTTCAACATGTTTGTAATAATTACAATTATTCTTACCAGAAAGCTCCACACCCCTGCAAATTACCTCATTGGCTCCTTGGCTGCCACAGACCTGTTAGTGTCTGTCCTCGTCATGCCGATCAGCATCGCTTACACCGTCAGCCACATCTGGACCTTTGGCCAGATCATGTGCGATATCTGGTTATCCTCGGACATCACCTGCTGCACAGCTTCCATTCTGCACCTTTGTGTTATTGCCTTGGATAGATACTGGGCCATCACAGATGCTTTGGAGTACACCAAACGCCGGACTGCGAGCCGAGCAGCCCTCATGATAGCCATTGTTTGGGTTATTTCCATTTGTATctccatgccgccccttttctgGAGGCAAGCCAAGGCTCATGAGGAACTGGCATCCTGCACCGTGAACACGGATCAAATATCCTACACTGTCTACTCTACCTGTGGCGCCTTCTATATCCCTTCACTGTTGCTCATTATCTTGTACGGTAGGATTTATGTGGCTGCCCGATCTCGGATCCTGAAACCGCCATCCCTCTATGGAAAGCGGTTCGCCACAGCCCACCTCATCACTGGTTCAGCAGGCTCTTCTCTCTGCTCCATTAGCTCAAGCCTTCACGAAGGGCCTTCTCATTCCAGCAGTTTTCCAATGCTGATCAACCATGTCAAAATCAAAGTCAACAATAGTGTCCTAGAGAGGAAACGGATTTCTGCAGCTCGAGAGAGGAAGGCCACAAAAACGCTGGGAATTATTTTAGGGGCATTCATTGTCTGCTGGCTACCATTCTTTGTGGTGTCTTTGTTAATGCCCATCTGTCAGGATGCCTGTTGGACACATCCTGTCCTGTATGACATCTTCACATGGCTAGGTTACTTGAACTCCCTCATCAACCCTGTGATCTACACTGCTTTTAATGAAGACTTCAAGCAGGCGTTTCAGAAAATGATACGATTCAAAAGATGTTCCTAG